In the genome of Malania oleifera isolate guangnan ecotype guangnan chromosome 5, ASM2987363v1, whole genome shotgun sequence, the window CAACGTAAAGTTAAGTAGTGCTCATTTGATCCATTTGATGTAATAATAGGTTGACGCATGCCAGAACTCCATTCATATATATAGTCCAAGTCTCTAGCGTTCTTCCGGCCTTTCTGTTGAagtaaatatttgcatattgtgTTCTTGCGGCACAACGTTACACGAGCATAATTGCATTTTAGAATCGATATGGGCTTCTTGATTGTCTTCTTTCCCCCACAACAGCAAGTATAGGCCAATGATGACAATGACTCCTCCTAGAATGCTGTACCAAGCCAATTAAAATTTCAATACTTTTTATAAATGTACACACATAAAAGACCATATATTGCATTTGAGTGTAATGTTTCAATAATTAACCACGCTTGGTAGGAAAATAATGTGGATTCTTCTATCCTTTCCGTGGTAGAGTAGAAAAATGAGAGAAGAAGAAACTAAGAAGTAAAATAGAACCCTTTCTACATTACACTCCCTTGATTACAATGGATTTTTAAAACTAAGAGGAAAGCACAACTATTGAAAAAAATTAAGTCCTATATTTCTAGATTACGAATTTGTCATACCCATGCATGCCACATGGCAATGTGATGCCATGGGATAGGTAAAATTATGAGAAAATAGGTAAAATTGCATGCATCACCCTCGCTTCTTTAATTTTATCTTCTCAAACCCACCCAAGATGCAATGATTTAGGAATTATGTCATATTTGGTTTACAAAAAATTAAATGGGTTGGAAGTGGAAAGAAATAAAATAGAGAAATAgactcacatatatatatatatatatatatatatatatatatatatatatgaggccATTCTAtcttttcaatttcattccattccttGTGTCTATACCAAACGTGtagttaaatatatattttttcacttCCTTTCCTATCTTTCCTACTAGCCATGTAAGGAAAATAGATATTACCTGCCCACGTATAGTTTTTCGCCTAATACCATGTACGCTGCAATTGCTACCAATATTGTTGTAAGGGGATTAAACATGGTCACAAAAACTGGCCCTCTTTGTTCAATGCACCAGAGTTGAGCAAAGATTAGGAAACCACAACAAAACGCACCCTGCCATACATCGATCACCCATGTTATAAAATCAAAGAATAATTATAACCCTATGTCTCTAGCTTGATTTTTTGATCTTAAATTCGAGCAAAAGTAATATTAAATTACAAGGCAAAAGATACCCACCTCCTCTTAGATTTGACAAAAAGTAAGGAATCTCTTTTGAGATATCAAAAATTTCATTGACTTTCTTTGAGATTTAAAAAATGTGACGGACTCCTCTGAAGTTTGTTAAAAATACTTAACTATCTCAAAAAAGATCTTATGTTTTTGTAAAATATAGGAAAATGTTtctatctttttgacaaatctcaaagGAGGTCTTTGGAATTCTTAAAATCTTAAAGAAGatcttagaattttttaaatcataGGAGAGGTCAGtgtatttttaccaaacctcaatggAGTTAAGTATGTTTTACCCTAAATTATATTGTGCTGCGTCcaaatcaaaataagaaattcATGTTCCAATGACCTAAACATGCTTTGAGAAAAATCTCAAACAACTCATCTCAGATTTCTAGCTACTTACTGCATACATTATAGACCAAAACTTGAGGGTGGATGTCATGGCCCATGCTTCTGGCTTACGTTGTACGAATACAGTGAAGACAGCAGATTGTGCTCCCCCGACAAGGTTCATCCATGCGGTGAGAGAGAGCTGTGCAGGATATCTCTTCAACGTCATTGCCTGCATGCATGgtcaaattaaagaaaaagaagttTCATACACATAGCATCATACACACGCTACAAGATCTAGAAAGGCAGGCATTTTGTTGATTGAGGAGTAATTTACCTGCATAATGAACCAGATAGCCCATGAAACACAGCCTGCCACAGAAAGAATAGATCCCTTTATCCAATTTTCGTGTACAGTATTTTTCCCTATGTGCATTGGAGCTCTCCATAGGCTTTTTAATTCAGGTCCTTGATACAATGTTATAGTCATAACCCCAGCCAAGGATGCTATGGTTCCCAGGACTTTTGCTATCCCACGGGGATTTCTAATATCAACAATCTCCATCCTACATGGAATCAACAGGGGAAATCGATTTATGTTATCTTTTTCCTCTACTAATgcttaaatcttttttttttttttttcaagaaacagAGTACACAGAGAAATTAATGGCatgtttgtttgtgaaaataattttctttactattttttttttttcagtttttcataattacaaaaatatttcttaatttttaaattttttcaacatTGGTATAAAAGAGTTGGagaacaataaataaaaattcagattgtatttggaagcatgaatttaaTTTCCCATGTTTTCGTGGTGTTAAAGAAGTAGTCCTCACCTGAGTATGATTGCAATTACAAAAGTCAGGGATGCTATGGTGTTGAGCATTGATGTAACAAATGCTGGAGAGGTGTATGTCATGCCTATGAAGAACATGTTTACATTTAAGCTTACCCTGTTTTCATCACACAAATAGTCGTTAGTATTTTCTCTCTGcgcagtataaaaaaaaaaaaaattcagattgtatttggaagcatgaatttcatGTGTTAGGATTTGATTTCTTGTTAATTTGAGCataactcaatacaattttatgtttcattttttttttttttccaaatttactCAAATCCAAACCCGTGACCAAAATCCAAGCTCATGTAAACATAAGTTCAATCTATTGAATATAACAGTGAGCAATGATCAACAATCCTACCCAAAGGCAGAGAGAGCAAATATCTCCATAAATAAGTATAACGTAAGCTTTGGCCTCACTTTTCTGCAAACAAAACACGAGAATATCATAATTATAGTAAAACTGGGTTGGTTCGACAAAACCTAGCATTTATTTTAATTGAAGTGGTAAAATTGTGTTCTTGTTGCATGAGAGTAtagcttccaataattgtatgatacATGGCAAAGATTCACCTTTGAAAATTGTGTTCTTGTTGGATCACTATATGCATGAATCTTCTTCTATCATTTTGCATGATCTAGGACACCTTTGAAAATCTATAGTGCGTGAcatcaaattcttcctcattttTTGATTCAAGTCATTCTAGTTCTATGCACTCCTTATCCAATCTCTATGACAACAACCTACTTAATAAGGTGTTTTTTGGTTCGCAATGGAAGTGTCAAAACCATCCTCGTCATACTTTCTTAGTTCTCTTATCTTTTCAAGTTATTACAACTAATAACTAGGTAGGGAAATGCTCatctcttattttaattttttagggaTATGCCACACAATAATTGTAGCATACTCATTTTATGTTACCTTTACTTTTTAATGTGTAATTTCTTAGTTGCTCAGTGTTTTCATTTATATAGCATAACTAGTTTTATAGTTGTTTCATTGAACATATCTCTTAATTTCATACTTCTAACTGTAGTCTTTACCCAATTCTTATtttttcaatgtttttttttttgacgaTTCACATGTTTCATTGCATCATAGTTATTATAGTTTtaaatatttcctttatttttttttttcgcatTTGCTCCATTGGTTGGTTGTGATTTTCTTATTCTCGCGACAACTTTATTCTAAATAAACTAGCTAGTTAGCTATGTTGTTTTTATATCTTCTAAAATTTTCATGTTCTATGGACTTGTTTGGTTGCAGTAGATTTGTTTCCTTAGGAATATCACAGTAACTAATGTTTATGGTTTTCATATTTGAGGGAGAAAGATTTAGAAGGGACAATTCCTCCACGTAGGATTCAAAATCCATCAATCACAAATGTTATATTATTGTTTGGATCAATTAAAATGGTGTGAGACCCATGTCACTTGGAATCTACATTAGGTTACATTTCTCGCTTGCGTAGGCCAAGCATTGACATGAAATCTTGCAATTGGTGGGTTCCAATGCTACGTATAGGGACATTTTTTAAGTCTTCATTTGTTGGGCATCTTAGGTTTAAAAGGGATATGGAATAAAAAATCGATCACATTATTGAGACCCACATCAAGGTTTACATACTCTCCACTTGCGCAGGTCAGATGCTAACTTAACACCTTACAACTCCTGGGGTTTAATCCtacatgaaaatatatatataaattttaatgtCGTATTTTATTGGAATTCTTAGGTTAAATAATAGAAAATGCGAGAAAAGGGTATGTAATGGAAAATGGACGGTCTCCCATTTTATATTCCAGAGCTAAACAAGTGATAATGTACCAAAAACAATTTTGCTATCGTAAAATTGGAATGCGTTTCTAAAGGCTATCTTACACACCATAACCTCACTTCCTAAAACCCACCCACACGCACGTCTATGTTCAATCACGCATGCATGTACAGGATATAGCATATACCTTTCTAGAACATAGGCAAATGGAAAGACAGCCAAACCGCCAACAGTATGTCGATACGTTACATAGACATGAGGATCCATTCCCTGATTGAAGCAAGCTTCTGTCACGAAATACTGAATTGAATAACCTATCTGTGCCACAAACATGATCAGGTGTGGCTTGAACTTGGAGCAGAATTCTCCAAATGATGAACATGCCCCAGCTGCCATCTCTATTGGTTTTCTGCGGATCATGGATGGCCTTTCTTCCCTCCCCACGCCCATATATGCACATTTAAGCACAGAATTCACCAGCTAGCTAGATACCCCTCCCCCCCCGGTGGATGTATTACTTCCAAAGCTGATTGTTCTTGCATATTGCGGGTA includes:
- the LOC131155554 gene encoding WAT1-related protein At2g39510-like, producing MAAGACSSFGEFCSKFKPHLIMFVAQIGYSIQYFVTEACFNQGMDPHVYVTYRHTVGGLAVFPFAYVLERKVRPKLTLYLFMEIFALSAFGVSLNVNMFFIGMTYTSPAFVTSMLNTIASLTFVIAIILRMEIVDIRNPRGIAKVLGTIASLAGVMTITLYQGPELKSLWRAPMHIGKNTVHENWIKGSILSVAGCVSWAIWFIMQAMTLKRYPAQLSLTAWMNLVGGAQSAVFTVFVQRKPEAWAMTSTLKFWSIMYAGAFCCGFLIFAQLWCIEQRGPVFVTMFNPLTTILVAIAAYMVLGEKLYVGSILGGVIVIIGLYLLLWGKEDNQEAHIDSKMQLCSCNVVPQEHNMQIFTSTERPEER